The Mangrovibacillus cuniculi sequence AATATGTCTACACCAAGCTCGAATAAAGAGTGGAAAGCTTCTTCTAATTCTAAAGGTAATAAAGTTAGACATTCCTTTACCTGTTCTTCTACTTTTTGAGCTATGTCGTAATGGACTGATTTTTGCCATTCTTGAAAAGGAATGACGGAGGCACCAGCAGATAAATTCGTTAATAGGCCATTTGCTTTTCCTAAACGAACACCTTTTTGTACGATACCCCAATCCCCTTTAACATCCTTTTGGAGAAAAACGCGAATATCAATGGGCTGTTTCTGCTTCGTTACGCTAGGAATTCGGGGTTGGAAGATCCATTGAAATTGAGAAAAAAGGTGATTAAACCAACGATAAAATTCATCAATGGAAGGAACATAAACGGTCTTTAAATGATCGTTTTTAGTGGTTTGTACTCTGATTGTTCCGTCTCTTTTTTGTTGGATAGCATAAACTGCAAAGCCATGTGCACCATTTACAGGTTTCATAATCCATTCATCATAGGAGAGTAATAGATCTTCTATTTGAAACAAGTCTTCTAGTAGAAAGGTAGGGACCAAATAACGTTGCAAAATAGGATGTGTACGTAATTGTTGATATAGCCTGAATTTGTCCGGTAATCCATAACCTAAGAAAGTCTGGTCAGGGTTAGACTTGAGTTTTTTTACTATTTCTCGTCCTTGTTGAGAAGTGGTATCTTCACCGTAAAGGCATCGATCATACCAAATAGAAGGAAGTGGAATGGTTTCTTTCAGCCAGTGATCTTTGGCTTGATCCCAACCATAAGCTTCTACGGTAGGTGAGTCAAGATCAATATCCTTTACTAAAACTATTACAGCTTTACAGCTACTTTCATTACTTGCCATAACAATATCCCTTAAGTAAGAAGATATGGAGGGGAGGGATAGAGTTAGAATTCCGAGTGTCATATTAATTTCTCCCTTTCAAAAAGACTTTTCCAAATTGCTTTTGTAGAGGCTCTAATTCCAGTAGCGATATCCTGTTGCTTAGAAGGCTTAATATTGCATTCAATCAACCATGGCTTTCCATTTACATCTACTCCCATATCGATGCCGAACTCTCTGTAGCTCCCATCAAGTTCATATGAGAGCAGAGAAGCCATTTCTATACTAAGTTCTTTCATTAGCGAGTAAATGGTCTTTGCCTTCTCTGAATCAAACAAACTTTTTAGAACATTTAACGACTTCCCTAACTCGCCACCTTGTGATAAATTAGAAACTATTTTATTTTTGGCTGATACCCTAGCAATTATGGAAGTAACCTCGAATTCAGAAGTAGTAGAAGCTATTAGGTGAATGCGAAAATCTACGGGTCTATCATCATAGGTTACTAACGATACTTTTTGTTGGAGAATATGAGGAGACTTAGCGACAAGTTTATCTAAATACGTACAAGCCTCTTGGATAGAATGATAACGTTGCACTTTATTCCCGTCTGTAATTAACCAGTGAGAAAGATTTTGATTAAACTCCACATAATGAATGCCCTTCCCTAGAGAACCCCAAGCTGGTTTCAAAAAGAAAGAAACCTTTTCGTGTAGAAAGTCGTAAATACACTCATACTGAGCGTATTCGGTTTTAGGCAGATAGGCTCTAAAAGATGGTTCAGTCGATAAAACTTTATGAACTTCCCATTTAGACACATACTGGTGATTAAAGAATGCAATTTCTTTTTCCTGAAAATCTTTTCGAAGAAGGTCCATCCCCTGGCTAGCGTCTATCTTACGGTTATGCACGCGATTGTAAACAGTTGTTGGCAGTGGAACAAATTCTTCTTTCCATTCCCCACCTATATGAATGAAACCTTTGGATTCTTTATATAAGTGGTAGTCAGTAAGTGGCAAAATATACGTAACAGCACCAATGCTGTTTCCGTATTCTAACATTTCTAAGTAAAAAGATTCGTAGGAGGTAAAGTTGGCTGATCCTACTCTACTGTCTGTTAAAATCATTAATACAGGTTCCACAACAATCTCATTATTACGTATCGAAACATGTAACTCATGTGATAAACAGGTAGGGACATCTTTCCATTGTTTTTGTTCAAAAATAAATGTATTTTCATCCTTCATCTCACCAAAAAAGATAGATGTCCCAATGCGCAGAACTTGGACAGTGTTAGAATCTTTTGAAAGTGCATGTGTCATGGTAAAATGAAAGCAATTTGGTTTAGATAAGTCTTGGGACAGAAGGGCTTTCATTTCATTCGCTCCTCGTCTATAGGCAAATATCACCCTATCGTATGTAGGGAAAGCATGTTAGGTTCCGACTTAGAGAAAGAAGGGTATGTACAATGAACGACTGGATGACAATAGTAATAATGATTAGTATCGGAGCAGCAATTGGAGGGTTCACTAACTCTCTAGCAATCAAAATGCTGTTTCGCCCATACAAACCTATATATATAGGCAAAATGAGAGTACCTTTTACACCAGGTTTAATCCCAAAAAGAAGAGAGGAACTCGCAAAGCAATTAGGGAACATGGTGACCACTCATTTGGTGACACCAGAGCGCTTTATCAAGAAGTGGATGAGTGAAGAAACGAAACATAGTGTTAACACACAAGTAACTAGATTGTTTCGTGAATGGTTAGAAAAAGAAACAACTATTGAACAAATGGGAAAGTGGTTTACGAAAGAAGATTTGGAAGAAAAGATAGTCACTCAATTGAAAAATGTGCTTGTTAAAGGTGGAAACAGCTGGTGGTTAACAAATCGTTCGGAAAAGCTGGTAGATGTATTAACGGAAGACTTTGAAGAGAAAATTACAGGTGCTTTTCCAAGTTTAAGTAAAACTATTGTAAAAAAGTTAGAAATTTATGTAGCAAGTCCTGAAGGAAAAGACACACTAGAAGGCTTAATTCAAGACTTTTTAAAAGACAAAGGGATGCTTGGAAACATGATTACCATGTTTCTCGGAAATGTATCTTTGTCTGATAAGATCCAACCAGAGTTGTTAAAATTTTTACGACGCGAGGAAACAGCTGAATTAGTAGAAGGGTTTATGCAGAGTCGATGGACAAAGTGGAGAGTGACACCTCTTGAAGATTGGGTATCTCCAGAAAAAGGAGAAGTGTTCATAGAACAAGTAAGTTCATTTGTGGTTGGAAAATTACCGATTGCTTCTCTTTTGCATACACCGGTCCAAAACTGGGTACGCCCCTTTGAAGAGACAGTTGCACAAGATTGGATTCCAAACGGAGTAGAAGTGGTTATGAAGAAAGGTGTTGGACAAATTCCGCATATGATGGAATCTTTCCGCATAGATAAAATGGTGGAAGAACAAGTGGAGTCTCTACCAGTCTCTCAATTAGAAGAGTTACTTTTATCGATATCAAGAAAAGAATTTAAGATGATCACGGTTTTAGGAGCTTTACTTGGTGGAGTAATTGGCCTTTTCCAAGGAATCCTAGTCTTATTTTTATAAGCTAATAGCATGTTCCTGGCCATGTAAGGTGTAGTTTGTTATGATGGTAAAGGATTTCCACAAGTGAGGATACACTTGGTGGGTAAAGGAGGAGTTTTGAAATGGCTACAAATTTATATGATTACGCGTACGAATTAGAAAAAGCATTACGTGAAAGTGATGAGTATGTTCAATTAAGAGGTTTATATGATCAAGTAAATGCAGATGAATCAGCAAAGCGTATTTTCGAAAACTTCCGTGATATTCAAATGAACCTGCAGCAAAAACAAATGACAGGCCAAGAAATTACACAAGAAGAAGTAGAACAAGCGCAAAAGTCTGCTGCAATCGTTCAACAACATGAGTTAATCTCTCAGCTAATGCAAGCAGAACAACGCATGAGCATGGCAATTGGTGAATTAAACAAAATCATCATGAAGCCTCTTGAAGAACTATACGGTTCACTAGGTGAATAATTTGGTTACTCCTTACATTTTGTAAGGAGTTTTTTTCTTTTCCTACTTCTACAATGTCCATGCCATACATATGAGTAACTAAGGACCCATTGTGGGTGACCTGGATGGACAATGTAGGAGGGATCAAGAATGAATTATCAAATGTTAGCAATGAACATTGACGGTACGCTGCTTCACGATAATGGGCGTTTGCATAAATCAACTAGAGAATCCATTGAATTTGCTGTTGAGAAAGGAATTTATGTGACTTTGGTAACGTCGCGTCCTTTTGCTTCTGCAAAACGCGTAGCTAGAGCACTAAAGCTCGATACATTTTTGGTCACTCAATCTGGTTCATTTATTGCTTCTGATGCAGAAAAGCCGATTTCTGTGAAAAAGCTAACGGAAGAAAAAACATATGAGCTAGCAAGATTCTTAGAGCAAGTAAATGGGCAAGTAAGGGTAATGGACGAACAGCGTACGTTATCTAACAAAATTCCGTTGCAACAGCAATTGTTAGCAAAAGCTGTGTTCCAGCCTGCCTATCGTTTAACTCATGCATACACATATGTAGACTCGATTTGCGATGTTCTACAAGAAACTCCAATGGCAGCTTCCAAAGTAGAAGTGACATTTGAAAATCGTAATACGTTGGATGATGTACATGGAGCACTAAATGCATTATTTGATGAGTTTACGTATATCATTTGCGAGGATAACCGTTTGGAAATCACCACAAAGGGTGTATCTAAGTTGAATGGTGTGAAATATATTTGTGACCGTTTAGGAGTAAAAAGAGAAAAAGTAGTCATGATTGGATCTAGCCAAGATGATATTCCGCTTATGGAGTGGGCTGGACTAGGAGTAGCCATGGGGCAATCCTCTAAAACAGTATTAGATGCAGCGGACTGGGTAACCAGATCAAATCAAGAGAACGGTGTAGCATATATGGTAAAAGAACACTTCCGAAAGCAGCAGCACCAAGACTTTTTATCAAAATTTAAATAAGTTTACGTAGTCCAAGGAGGGAATGAACTCCTTGGATTTTTTTTTTGAACAGCAACAACTCATTGTTGACCTTGTGATGTGGTTTGTAGTGACATGAGTATCCTTTTATAAAGGGAAGAGATACATACGCTTGAAATCCCACTGCCTATTCAGTAAACTTAAGAGAGTTTTGACACGAAAGGTGAGAAGGATGAAGCTATCAATTAATGGACTGCATGATGAAAGATTTCAGCGTCCCTTACAACTAATTGCTAACCTATTTTTTGAAGACTGCAAAGTGCAGTTAGAACAAGAAAATAGTGATATAAATATTCATTTCTCTGTGACGAAAAGCGCTGGAAAAGTACACGTGGCAGGTGAATTACTTCATGGAGATAACCATTACAAGGAAGAACATGAACGAACAATTCAAGAATCATTGACGGAAAAAGAGCAATTTAAACAGGTGAAATTTGCCGTTTCTTATGTGTACTTAAGTTTGCTACAACAGGAAACAGGTGTCATCCAACCATGGGGAATTCTAACCGGAGTTCGCCCAACAAAATTACTTCATAAATTTTTAAAACAAGGTCTAACAAAAGATGAAGCACATCAAATCTTACGTGATCAATACATGATTACAGAGGAAAAGATTGCATTAATGCAGACTATAGTAGACCGTCAGCTGCAAGTAATACCAGATCTTTATACCATTCAAAATGAAGTTAGCATCTACATTGGTATTCCATTTTGTCCCACAAAGTGTGCATACTGTACGTTCCCGGCTTTCGCTATTCAAGGGAAACTAGGTAAAGTAGATACATTCTTAGAAGGACTTCATTATGAAATAAAAGAAATGGGTGCTTGGTTAAAAGAAAAAGGAATTAGAATTACTTCTATTTATTATGGTGGAGGAACTCCTACTTCTATTAGTGCGGAACAAATGGACCTTTTATATGCAGAGATGTATCGCTCTTTCCCAGATGTAAAAGACATTCGTGAGATTACGGTGGAAGCGGGACGCCCAGATACCATTTTCCCTGACAAATTAGAAGTACTGAAGAAACATAACATTGATCGTATTTCTGTGAACCCTCAGTCCTATACACAAGAAACATTAAAAGCAATCGGTCGCCATCATACGGTGGAGGAAACGATTGAAAAGTTCTGGTTATCGAGAAACATGGGAATGAAAAACATTAATATGGACTTAATTATTGGATTACCTGGTGAAGGAGTGCCTGAATTCCAACACACTATTGATGAAACAGAAAAATTAATGCCAGAATCATTAACAGTCCATACACTATCATTCAAACGTGCGTCCGAAATGACTCAGAATAAAGAGAAGTATCCAGTTGCTTCACGTCCTGAGATTGAAGAGATGATGAGCATGGCAGAAAAGTGGACGAAAGAGAACGGCTATACACCTTATTACCTGTATCGAATGAAGAACATCTTAGGTAATTTAGAGAACGTAGGGTATGCACAAGAAGGACAAGATAGCATCTACAACATTGTGATTATGGAAGAAGTACAAACAATCATCGGCCTTGGATGTGGAGCTTCCTCTAAATTTGTCCACCCAACAACTGGTGTCATTACACAATTGGCAAACCCAAAAGACCCGAAATCGTATAACGACACATACAAAGAATACAGTAAGAAGAAAATCGATATTCTAGAAGAGTTGTTTAGAGATTCTGTGACTGTATAAGCACCCCGCTAGATAAAAAGAGAGAGCTACCTATGTTTCAAAGGTGGTTTTCTCTTTTTTTTATAAAACAACTGAAAGCGATGTCATTTTGTGGTATAACATAAATAGGAGGGGATTGAATGGTCATTCATTTATCGTATGAAACATTGCTCGTGTCAACAGAGGGGAACTGTACGACGATTACATTAAATCGTCCACAAAGTATGAATGCATTAAATGAAACACTTCTTCAAGAACTAGCACACTGTCTAAATGTTGTGAGTAGAGACGATTCACAACAAATTGTGGTACTTCGTGGAAACAACGGGGTATTTTCAGCAGGTGGAGATATCAAGGATATGCTGCTGAAAGAATCTACAGAAGAAGAGTTTTCGGCCATTATGTCTGCCATTACAGACATTGTCGTGACACTATACACGATGCCGAAATTGACCATTAGTTTGGTAGAGGGAGCGGCTGCTGGATTAGGTCTAAGCTTAGCTTTAGCAACGGATCGTTTAGTAGCGACACCTTCAACTGTTCTTGCGATGAACTTTATTGGCATTGGATTAATTCCTGACGGTGGAGGACATTATTTCTTAGCGGAGCGACTTGGACCGAAAAAAGCGCAAGAAATGATTTGGGCTGGAAATAAACTAACGGCCCAAGAAGCAAAAGAAGCTGGATTAGTTCACGAGGTAGTGGAATCTGTCGAAGAATACTTAGGTGCTACACTAAAAGAGTGGAGAAGAAAGCCGCTTTTAGCCATGATCAAAACTAAGATGATTTATGCATCCATGAATAGAGATGAATTACTTCGAGTATTGCAAATGGAGAAACAAGGCCAATGGAAAATGCGTTTAACAGATGACCATAAAGAGGGTGTTGATGCATTCCTAATGAAGCGATATCCGAAGTTTGAGGGGAAATAACATAAAAAATAGGTTGGGACACAAGCCAAAATTGACTGCACAGGGATTTCCATTTTAATAAAGCACTAATAATGCAGTATTGCAAAAGCAAATTCAACGTAAAAAAGGTACATTCATTTTTCGAATGTACCTTTCCGATTTTTGTCCCACCATCTTCCATATTTACGAATGAAACAAAATCAACTTCCCAGCTGATGAGGTAAGTCTGTAAGTAGCATCTAGTGCCTTCAATTCTTCTAATCTCTTATTTCCACGCTCTTTGGCTTCTGCTTCTGATGAAGCTTCAACTGTCTCCTCTAAATGTTCCCCTTCTGAAAGTCCGTAAATTGTTAGTTTGTACGTAGTCATTTTACAACCCCTCCATAAATGAATAGTGATTCACTTTATTTAATTATAAACTTTTAGAAGAAAAGTTGAAACTCTTTTCTTTTTGCAAACGTAAATAGGTAAAAGGGAGTGATACGATGACACTAGAAGTAAGAAATGTCACAAAACGTTTTGGTGAATTTACAGCAGTTAACAATTTAACGTTGCGCTTAGAAAAAGGAGAAATGTTTGGTTTGCTTGGGGCAAATGGCGCTGGAAAAACAACTACATTCCGTATGATCTTAGGTTTGTTGGATGTAACGGATGGAGAAGTTTTATGGAACAACAAAAAAGTTGGGAACCATCTTGCAGACATTATTGGGTATCTGCCAGAAGAACGTGGTCTTTATCCAAAACTAACGGTGAAAGAACAATTAGTGTATTTGGCAAAGTTACGAGGTATGAAAAAAGAAGCCTCTATTCAATCATTGCGTTACTGGTTAGATCGATTTAATGTCCCTGAATATGAAAATAAGAAAGTAGAAGAGCTATCTAAAGGTAATCAGCAAAAGATTCAATTCATTGCATCTGTGTTGCATAAGCCGGAACTTTTAATATTAGATGAACCCTTTAGTGGATTAGACCCAGTCAATGTTGAATTATTAAAATCTGCTGTACATGAAGTAAGAGATAGCGGAACTTCCATCATTTTCTCCAGTCATAGAATGGATCATGTAGAAGAATTATGTGAAAACTTAGCTATTATGAGTCAGGGAACACCAATTGTTCAAGGAAAGTTGAAAGAGATAAAACGAT is a genomic window containing:
- a CDS encoding ABC transporter ATP-binding protein gives rise to the protein MTLEVRNVTKRFGEFTAVNNLTLRLEKGEMFGLLGANGAGKTTTFRMILGLLDVTDGEVLWNNKKVGNHLADIIGYLPEERGLYPKLTVKEQLVYLAKLRGMKKEASIQSLRYWLDRFNVPEYENKKVEELSKGNQQKIQFIASVLHKPELLILDEPFSGLDPVNVELLKSAVHEVRDSGTSIIFSSHRMDHVEELCENLAIMSQGTPIVQGKLKEIKRSFGQKALRIYSDDDLTYLTEHPLVLDSKRVGEGLEYKIAREEDSQDLLKIAAERSFIRKFELDEPSLQDIFIAKVGGKDE
- a CDS encoding enoyl-CoA hydratase; the protein is MVIHLSYETLLVSTEGNCTTITLNRPQSMNALNETLLQELAHCLNVVSRDDSQQIVVLRGNNGVFSAGGDIKDMLLKESTEEEFSAIMSAITDIVVTLYTMPKLTISLVEGAAAGLGLSLALATDRLVATPSTVLAMNFIGIGLIPDGGGHYFLAERLGPKKAQEMIWAGNKLTAQEAKEAGLVHEVVESVEEYLGATLKEWRRKPLLAMIKTKMIYASMNRDELLRVLQMEKQGQWKMRLTDDHKEGVDAFLMKRYPKFEGK
- a CDS encoding Cof-type HAD-IIB family hydrolase; its protein translation is MNYQMLAMNIDGTLLHDNGRLHKSTRESIEFAVEKGIYVTLVTSRPFASAKRVARALKLDTFLVTQSGSFIASDAEKPISVKKLTEEKTYELARFLEQVNGQVRVMDEQRTLSNKIPLQQQLLAKAVFQPAYRLTHAYTYVDSICDVLQETPMAASKVEVTFENRNTLDDVHGALNALFDEFTYIICEDNRLEITTKGVSKLNGVKYICDRLGVKREKVVMIGSSQDDIPLMEWAGLGVAMGQSSKTVLDAADWVTRSNQENGVAYMVKEHFRKQQHQDFLSKFK
- a CDS encoding coproporphyrinogen III oxidase, encoding MKLSINGLHDERFQRPLQLIANLFFEDCKVQLEQENSDINIHFSVTKSAGKVHVAGELLHGDNHYKEEHERTIQESLTEKEQFKQVKFAVSYVYLSLLQQETGVIQPWGILTGVRPTKLLHKFLKQGLTKDEAHQILRDQYMITEEKIALMQTIVDRQLQVIPDLYTIQNEVSIYIGIPFCPTKCAYCTFPAFAIQGKLGKVDTFLEGLHYEIKEMGAWLKEKGIRITSIYYGGGTPTSISAEQMDLLYAEMYRSFPDVKDIREITVEAGRPDTIFPDKLEVLKKHNIDRISVNPQSYTQETLKAIGRHHTVEETIEKFWLSRNMGMKNINMDLIIGLPGEGVPEFQHTIDETEKLMPESLTVHTLSFKRASEMTQNKEKYPVASRPEIEEMMSMAEKWTKENGYTPYYLYRMKNILGNLENVGYAQEGQDSIYNIVIMEEVQTIIGLGCGASSKFVHPTTGVITQLANPKDPKSYNDTYKEYSKKKIDILEELFRDSVTV
- a CDS encoding YhzD family protein → MTTYKLTIYGLSEGEHLEETVEASSEAEAKERGNKRLEELKALDATYRLTSSAGKLILFHS
- a CDS encoding YlbF family regulator — encoded protein: MATNLYDYAYELEKALRESDEYVQLRGLYDQVNADESAKRIFENFRDIQMNLQQKQMTGQEITQEEVEQAQKSAAIVQQHELISQLMQAEQRMSMAIGELNKIIMKPLEELYGSLGE
- a CDS encoding YheC/YheD family protein, translating into MKALLSQDLSKPNCFHFTMTHALSKDSNTVQVLRIGTSIFFGEMKDENTFIFEQKQWKDVPTCLSHELHVSIRNNEIVVEPVLMILTDSRVGSANFTSYESFYLEMLEYGNSIGAVTYILPLTDYHLYKESKGFIHIGGEWKEEFVPLPTTVYNRVHNRKIDASQGMDLLRKDFQEKEIAFFNHQYVSKWEVHKVLSTEPSFRAYLPKTEYAQYECIYDFLHEKVSFFLKPAWGSLGKGIHYVEFNQNLSHWLITDGNKVQRYHSIQEACTYLDKLVAKSPHILQQKVSLVTYDDRPVDFRIHLIASTTSEFEVTSIIARVSAKNKIVSNLSQGGELGKSLNVLKSLFDSEKAKTIYSLMKELSIEMASLLSYELDGSYREFGIDMGVDVNGKPWLIECNIKPSKQQDIATGIRASTKAIWKSLFEREKLI
- a CDS encoding YheC/YheD family protein; the encoded protein is MASNESSCKAVIVLVKDIDLDSPTVEAYGWDQAKDHWLKETIPLPSIWYDRCLYGEDTTSQQGREIVKKLKSNPDQTFLGYGLPDKFRLYQQLRTHPILQRYLVPTFLLEDLFQIEDLLLSYDEWIMKPVNGAHGFAVYAIQQKRDGTIRVQTTKNDHLKTVYVPSIDEFYRWFNHLFSQFQWIFQPRIPSVTKQKQPIDIRVFLQKDVKGDWGIVQKGVRLGKANGLLTNLSAGASVIPFQEWQKSVHYDIAQKVEEQVKECLTLLPLELEEAFHSLFELGVDILLLPTGDIKILDINSKPGRKILSILSPDLYEKQKFAPLLYANYLVSTKLERS
- a CDS encoding DUF445 domain-containing protein; its protein translation is MNDWMTIVIMISIGAAIGGFTNSLAIKMLFRPYKPIYIGKMRVPFTPGLIPKRREELAKQLGNMVTTHLVTPERFIKKWMSEETKHSVNTQVTRLFREWLEKETTIEQMGKWFTKEDLEEKIVTQLKNVLVKGGNSWWLTNRSEKLVDVLTEDFEEKITGAFPSLSKTIVKKLEIYVASPEGKDTLEGLIQDFLKDKGMLGNMITMFLGNVSLSDKIQPELLKFLRREETAELVEGFMQSRWTKWRVTPLEDWVSPEKGEVFIEQVSSFVVGKLPIASLLHTPVQNWVRPFEETVAQDWIPNGVEVVMKKGVGQIPHMMESFRIDKMVEEQVESLPVSQLEELLLSISRKEFKMITVLGALLGGVIGLFQGILVLFL